One segment of Macrotis lagotis isolate mMagLag1 chromosome 1, bilby.v1.9.chrom.fasta, whole genome shotgun sequence DNA contains the following:
- the LOC141504935 gene encoding ras-related protein Rab-22A: MALRELKVCLLGDTGVGKSSIVWRFVEDSFDPNINPTIGASFMTKTVQYQNELHKFLIWDTAGQERFRALAPMYYRGSAAAIIVYDITKEETFSTLKNWVKELRQHGPPNIVVAIAGNKCDLIDVREVMERDAKDYADSIHAIFVETSAKNAININELFIEISRRIPSTDTNPSSSGKGFKLRRQPSEPKRSCC, from the exons ATGGCGCTGAGGGAGCTCAAAGTTTGTCTGTTGGGG GATACAGGTGTAGGTAAATCAAGTATTGTATGGCGGTTTGTAGAAGACAGTTTTGATCCAAACATCAATCCGACGATAGG AGCATCCTTTATGACCAAAACTGTCCAATATCAAAATGAGCTGCACAAATTCTTGATTTGGGATACGGCTGGACAAGAACGa TTTCGTGCCTTAGCACCTATGTACTACCGAGGCTCTGCAGCAGCTATAATCGTTTATGACATCACAAAAGAA GAAAcattttctacattaaagaattggGTAAAAGAGCTTCGACAGCATGGACCACCtaatattgttgttgctattgcaGGAAATAAGTGTGACCTAATTGATGTACG ggAAGTCATGGAAAGAGATGCTAAAGACTATGCTGATTCCATCCATGCAATTTTTGTAGAAACCAGTGCTAAAAATGCGATAAACATAAATGAACTCTTTATAGAAATTA GTCGAAGAATTCCATCCACAGATACTAATCCCTCATCTAGTGGTAAGGGCTTCAAATTAAGAAGACAGCCTTCAGAGCCAAAACGAAGCTGTTGTTGA